DNA sequence from the Gordonia polyisoprenivorans genome:
ATGCCGATGTCGGAGGCCACCAGCGTGTATCGCGAGCTGGGGCCAGTCGTGGAGCAACCGATGCCCGTGCCGAACGCGACGTCGTTGCCCCAACCCTGCCAGGTGATCTGATCGATGGAGTTCGAGCAGGAACCCAGCGAAATCGAGCTGGGTTGGGCTGTGTCATAACCGGTTTCATTCTCCGATCCGGCTGCGCCGAGCACCACCGCCGATGCCGCCGGGGTCGATGACGGCGCCGTCGTCTGAGCGCTCGCCCACGACTGTGGCCCGATCCCGATCGCCGACTCCTCGGTGACCATCGCGCCGTTCTGGATCACCTGGAAGCCGGTGCCGGTGATCACATAGCGGGCGCTGTCGGCAACGTTGACAGCCACATAGCCGGTGCCTTGGGGTAGACCTCGTAGAGCTCGATGTTGGCGCCGTCGGCGATCCGGTAGCCGCGGTAATAGAGCCGGTTGATCTCACTGCGGCACACGACCAGTGCGGACTTGGCGGTCCGCATGTACATCTCGGCACGGTCGGTGCCACGGCACCGCGCTTTGCCGTTGTAGGCGGTGAAACCCTGCACATCGACGTCGCTCGCCGGTACGAGCGGCACAGTCGTCGGCGTCGTGGCGGTTGGTGGTGCTCCGGTCGAATGCGCCGACGTCACCGACGGTGGGGAGCCGCTGGGTGTCCCCGACGTCGTGCAGCCGGTCAACGCCACTGCCGTCGCCACGCAGAGAATTGCACCCGCGATCGCGAGTCTTCTCATGGTCTCCCACCTCGAGCCGATCGGTGTTTGGTCACGAATGAATAGCACGCGACCGGGCTGCCCGCGGTACGCATGCGGCGCCAACATCGGCAATCCACCCGAACGTATGACACCCCCGGGCGTATGAACGGCCGACCCTGCTGCGCCTCATCCTCAACGCAAGGTCGGTGAATGCCGAAACCGTTGACAATCTCTACGGATATGAATATCGTGTGCTCCACGTCACCAACTATCTACATACATAGGTAGTTCACACACGCGATGCAGCCCATCGTATGAAGGACACGCCATGACCGACCTCGGTCCCGCGGGAGCCACCGCGAAGAACATGCAGTTTCCGCTCAACGCCTGGTACGCAGCCGCCTGGGACCACGAGGTCGGCTCGACGCAGATCCTGGCTCGCACGGTCGTAGGCAAACCGCTGGCGCTTTACCGCACCGATTCCGGACGCCCGGTTGCGTTGGCCGACGCGTGTTGGCACCGCCTGGCACCGCTATCGATGGGTAAACGGATCGGAGCCGAGGAGATCCAATGCCCGTATCACGGACTGCGGTACAACGCCGCCGGTCGCTGCACGCGGATGCCCGCCCAGGAGACCATCAATCCGTCGGCGATGGTCGCGTCGTATCCGATCGAGGAGCGCCACCGGTACCTGTGGGTGTGGCCCGGTGACCCGACCCTGGCCGACCCGTCGACGATCCCGGACATGTTCCAGATGGATTCGCCGGAGTGGGCCGGCGACGGTCTGACCATCGACGTGCGCGCCAATTACCAACTCGTGGTGGACAATCTGATGGATCTCACGCACGAGGAGTTCGTCCACTCGTCCTCAATCGGTCAGGATGAACTCAGCGAATCCGAGTTCATCACCACCCACGACGAGAACACGGTCACCGTGACCCGGTGGATGCACAACATCGACGCCCCGCCGTTCTGGCTGAAGAATATGCGCGACAAGTTCCCCGGATTCACCGGCAAGGTCGATCGTTGGCAGATCATCGAATTCCAGGCGCCGGGCACGATCCGCATCGACGTCGGAGTCGCCAAGGCGGGCACCGGCGCTCCAGAAGGCGATCGAAGTCAGGGCGTCAACGGATTCGTCATGAACACCATCAGTCCGGTCGATGAGCGTACGGCGATCTACTTCTGGGCTTTCATGCGCAACTACCGCCTCGACAGCCAACTCATCACCACCCAACTACGCGACGGAGTGCACGGTGTCTTCGGCGAGGACGAGGAGATGCTCACCGCGCAACAGGCGGCCATCGAGGCCAACCCCGACCACGAGTTCTACAACCTCAACATCGACGCGGGCGGGATGTGGGCGCGTCGCATCGTTGCCCGGATGATCGAGCAGGAACGCAGCGCCATCACCAACATCGATGCGCTCACCGCCACCGCAGGGCCACGACGATGACGGACAACCAGATCGAATGGCTCCGCGGCCGGGTGGTGTCGAACGTTCCTGCGGCCGAGGGTATTGCGCGAATCGAGATCGTCACCGACCGGCCCCATCACGCGCCGCCGGGGGCGCACCTCGACATCCGGCTGCCCGACAACGACACCCGCTCCTACTCGATCGTGCACGGCTCGCCCGACGGAACGTCGGTGACGCTCGGCGTCCGGTGGTCACCGACCTCACGTGGCGGCTCGCACTATATGCATGGCCTACGTGCCGGCGACGAGGTCGAGATCACCGCACCCCTGCAGAACTTTCCGTTGCGCGTCGGCGCGCAACGTTATGTGCTCCTCGCCGGCGGCATCGGGATCACCGCGATGGCGGGAATGGCCGCGGTGCTGGCCCGACTCGGTGCCGAATACGAGATCCATTACGTCGGCCGAAGCCGCCGGGTGATGGCTTTCCTCGACGAGCTACAGGTGCTCCATGGCGACCGGATCACGGTGTACGCCAACGACGAAGGCGCCTACCTCGACGTCGCCGACATCGTCGACGATCTCGACGAGAGCACCGAACTCTACATGTGCGGACCCATTCGACTCATGGACGACACCCGCCGCCGTTGGCTCGCCCGCCGACTCCCACAGGCGAACCTGCGGTACGAAACCTTCGGCAACAGCGGCTGGTTCGATCCCGAACCCTTCGAGGTCGCCATCCCGAGCCTCGACTTCCGCACCACCGTCGGTACTTCCGAGACCCTCCTCGGTGCCCTCGAGCGCGCCGGACTCGACGTCATGTCGGACTGCCGACGTGGCGAATGCGGCCTGTGCGAGTTATCGGTTGTCGAGGTGTCCGGCCGGATCGACCACCGCGACGTCTTCTACAGCGAGAAGCAGAAGACCGAAGCAAAACGATTGTGCGCATGTGTATCCCGGGTCGTAGGTGGCGGATCGACGCCGATCCTCACCCTCGAGAAACCCTGAACGCCAGGGCCTGGAACCCTTTTCGCCCACCACGACCGATGGAGAACAGTCATGTCTTCTGCGACCCTCGACCCCCGACTCGTCGTCGAACAACACCCCATGAGATCTCGACAATGGATCTGCGTGGCACTCATGGTCGTCCTGAATGCGCTCGACGGATTCGACGTCCTCGCCAGCGCTTTCGCGGCGCCGGGCATCGCCAAGGACTGGGGGATCGCCCGAGGTGAGCTCGGCGTCATCCTGTCCGCAGAGCTGATAGGTATGGGCATCGGGTCCGTCGTACTCGGCGGACTCGCCGACCGACTCGGCCGCAAACCGGCAATCCTGTTGTGTCTGAGCGTGATGTCGGTCGGCATGTTCCTCGCGGCAACCGCCGACGGGGTCGCCTTCCTGGTGGCGGTCCGTCTGATCACCGGCCTCGGTATCGGCGGCATGCTCGCCGCGATCAACGCGGTGACCGCCGAGACGTCGAGCGCCAAGGGCCGCAGCATCGCCATGTCGGCGATGGTCGTCGGCTACCCGGTGGGCGCGGTGATCGGTGGTCTGGTGGCGCAACACTGGTTGCTGGTGGCCTTCGACTGGCGTTCGGTCTTCGTGTTCGGTGCCATCGTGTCGGCGGTGATGATCCCGCTGGTGCTGCTGCTCGTGCCCGAGACCCCCGCCTACTATGCAGCACGACGCCCTGACGATGCGGTGCGCAAGATCAACCGGAGCCTCAAAGCGCTGCAGCTTCCGCTCATCGATGCTCTGCCCAAACGCGTTACCGCAGCCGAGAAGCCACGGGCTCTGGATCTGCTGCGCAAGCCCGGTCTACGTCGCACCACGGTGTTGCTCGCGCTCGGCTACACCTTCCACACCATCACCTTCTATTACGTGTTGAAGTGGGCCACCCAGATTGTCGCCGACCTCGGGTACTCGCCCGCGCAGGCGGCAGGCGTACTCACCTGGGCCAACGTGGGTGGAGCGATCGGCTGTCTCATCTTCGGAATCGCCATGCGCTGGTGGGACATCAAGATCCCGCTGGCACTGTCCCTGATTCTCGGCGCATTGCTGGTCTTTGCCTTCGGCATGGGCAAGGACACCCTGCTCGGCTGGCAGGTCGGCGCGCTGCTCGCCGGGATGTTCACCAATGCGGCCATGGTGGGCTACTACTCGGCGTTCGCACGGTGCTTCCCGGCATACGCCCGAGCAACCGGCACCGGAATCGCCCTGGGCGTCGGACGATTGGGTGCGGCGAGTTCGCCGCTGCTCGCGGGCTTGATGTTCCAGGTCCTCGGCGACCAGAGTCTGCTCCAGGTATCCGGGATCATGGGGCTGGGATCGCTTGTCGCGCTGGTACTGCTGTTCGCCCTACCGATGCGCGACGCCGACCGGGCGATGGCCGAAGAGACGGAGGTTCGCTTACCCACGAAGTCCGCCGAGCCGGCTTGAGCGGGCAACGGGTTGCGACGGCGTGGACTCTGCTGCTGCGGACTCCGCCACGGCCCCGCGTCGGCCAACTCGGGTGTAGCGTCCACTCATGAGCGAACGAGAGCCGTCCGGCCCCACCCTGCGCTACGGGATCGACGCCATCTATGTTCCGATCGTCCTCGGTGCGGCGACGGTCGTCCTCGTCGTACTCGGCATCGTCGGATCCAATGTCTGGTTGGTCGTGATCGGACTGTTCTTTTTGGCCCAAACGGCAATGTATCTGTACACGACGCTCATCGGGAAACATCAAGTGTGGAGCGGGTTACTGGACTGGCTTGGCCTACAGGGATCCGAGCACGTACTGGATCTCGGATGCGGCCGCGGCGCGGTCCTGGTCGCTGCTGCTCGTCGGCTGGACTCGGGTTCGGCCACCGGAATCGATCTATGGCGATCGGTGGACCAGAGCGGCAATGACCAGACGCGCACCCGCATGAACGCCGAAGCCGCGAGCGTCGGTGACCGCGTCGAACTCGATACCGGCGACCTGCGTTCGTTGCCCTATCCCGATGCGTCGTTCGACGTCGTTGTGAGCTCCCTTGCCATCCACAATATTTCGGGCATTCAGGGGCGCTTGCGTGCCATCGATGAGGCAGCGCGGGTCCTGCGTCCGGGAGGGCGCCTCTGTATCGCAGACATTCGCAGCGTCGGCAAATACGCCCAACGCCTACGCGAACTGGGCATGGTCGAGGTGAATGTCCGACGGATCGGCCCGAACGGCTGGTTCGGCGGGCCGTGGGAGGCGATGGCGTCGGTCACCGCCGCGCGACCGAAGTGATTCGCGGACCGGAGTGACCGTGCTCGTGTGGCGGTGCAGCGTCAGAGCACGGCCATGCCGAGGCGCTCGGCGCGGGCCACCAATGCCTTGGCTCGCACCAGATTCGGAAGATCGCTGCCGTCGGTGACATGCTGCCCATCACCGAGACGGTCGATGAGGCGACGGGCATGTGCGACCTCGCTGTCGGTGGGACTCAACACGGTGTTGATGACCCCGGCATGGTCGGGACGAAGGCACAACCGACCGGTCATTCCCATCGACGCAGCATGCATGGTGTCGGCGTGCAGGTCGTCGGCGTCGGCGGCCCGCGTGGGCCCGTCGATCGGTCCCGGTAGCCCGGCCACCCGAGATGCGATCACCAGGCGAGCTCGCGGATAGGCAAGGGCCATCGGATCATCGGCCATACCGGTATCGCGGCGGAAGTCCCCGGACCCGAAGGCCAGACGCACACACGACGGGTGTCGGGCGATGAGAGTGGCATCTTCCACACCGACGGCCGACTCGATCAGCGCGACCACGGGCACACCAACGCCGAGACGGCCGGCCGTTGCCGCCACATCGTTGGGACTCTCGCATTTGGCGAGTACGACGCCGCGCAGCCCGGATGCCCCGGCGAGAACGGCCATGTCGGCGGCCCAATCCGGGGTTCCCGTCTGGGCCACACGCACCCAGGCGCTTGTCGAGCCGAGGAATCGGCGGACTGCCTTCCGTCCTGCCTGCTTGAGTGCGGCGGCCAGACCGTCCTCGAGGTCGAGGATGACCGCATCGGCGTCGGATCGCAGTGCGGTGTCGATCAGTTCGGGCTGGTCGGGTGTTGCCGGGGTCAGCAGCCAGCTGCGGGCGATGTCGAGATCGGGGCGGGCTGTCGGGTCGAGGGTCGAAGCGGTGGTGTCGAACGCCATGTGTCCTGCCTTTCCGTTGACGTGCCCATGGTTGCGCGCCGACACCTGTCGGCCAAGGTTGTTGTCATTGTGTTCACATCCGAACCGACGTGCGGATGAGACCTCGGTCACTTTCGCGTGCTCATCCCGGCAATCCGGTCGACTAACTCCCTGATTGCCGAAAGTGCAGGCAAGGGGAGGTGGGCAATCGTGAAGTGGGGACACAGACGTGTGGAGGTGTCGATCGGATCGGCACGAATCACCGGGGCGTGGGCGTACCTGGTCAGGACGGTGCTCTTCGTTGCCGGGTGTGGGCTTCTCGCGGCAGCACTCGCGCACATGGGAGACCTCGGAACGTGGTCGCAGCGGTGGGGTGTCATGCCGGTGGCGACGGTGTTCGCGCTGGTGCTCGTCGTCGGCGGCGTCCTGTTCTATCTCGGTGCGGTCGCCATCGTCGCGTGGCTGATCGGCTGAAGGAGACTCGTCGGGTCCGAGGGCTCACGCTGACACACCGGCCTGAGCACCTGGCCCATCCAGACCCAGCGATCGCGCGGTGACGGCAAGTGCGTCATGGACCCCGTCGACGGTCCGCGGCGGATTCGACTGTGCGGGAACGGCGGCGGCCATCACCTCGTGCCACAGCGCACGCCAGTGGTCGGGGAACGCGCGCCGCAATACCTCGATCATGATCGGCACGGCGGTCGACGCCCCGGGAGAAGCGCCGAGTAAACCCGCGATCGATCGATCCGCGCTGACGACGAGTTCGGTGCCGGTCCGCAGTACTCCGCCCCGGTCCGTATCCGGGGTGACCAACTGTGCGCGCTGACCTGCGGCGAGCATGTCCCAATCGGCGGGATCAGCTCCGGGGTAGAAGTGCTGGAGTTGCGCGAATTTGGTCGACTCACGGGCGATCAGCTGCGATACGAGATATCGCACCAGCGCGAGATTGTCTCGGCCGGCGGCACTCAGCGTTCGCAGGTTGTGCCACCGCAGTGTCGCGAAGAAGTCGGTCCAGGCGCCGTGTGCGAGAAGCTTGGTGCTGAAGGTGGCGTACGGGCCGAACATCAGATAGGGCGTGCCGTCCACGACGCGTGCGTCCAGGTGGGGAACCGACATCGGCGGGGCGCCGAGCGGAGCTTGGCCGTACACCTTGGCCTGATGCTGTTGAACCACCGACGGGTTCGCGCACCGGAAGAACGCCGCGCCCACCGGCAGCACCCCGTAGCCGCGGACCTCGTCAACGCGTGCGCGCTGCAACAACGTCAGTGCCTTGCCGCCCGCGCCGACGAAGACGAATCGCGCGGTGATCTCGAATCGTTCACCGTCAGAGGTCCGTCCGCGAGCGGCCCACCCGCCCTGGGAATTCCGACGCAGCGTCCTGATTTCGTGATCACAGGTGACCGTGCCGCCGGTGCGCGTGCTCACGGCGAGCATCTCGCGGGTCAGCGCGCCGAAGTCGACGTCGGTGCCGTCGGCGACCCGCGTTGCCGCGACGGTTTCCTCGGAGTGGCGGTCGGCCATCACCAAGGGCGCCCACCGGGCGATCTGTGCGCGGTCTTCGCTGTACTCGACATCGGCGAAACATGCTTGCCGTTTCAAGGTTTCGTACCTGCGCCGCAGATAGGTGATGTTGCGTTCGCCGAATACCACATCGAGATGCGGTGTTGCCGAGACGAATCGGGATGGTTCGACGAGTCCATTGTCGGCCAGGTACGACCACCATTGCCGGGTCGCCAGGAACTGCTCTGCGATACCGACCGCGTTCGCCGGATCGGTGGGGTCCGGCATTGTGGGCGTGTCGCCCAATTCCCTTTGCGCGTCTTTGCGGTTCGATGTCTCCCTGGCCGCGTTGTCGTCGGTCACGATAGCTCCGCTATCGCTCCCTCCTCCGCCTTGCCAGGAAACCATCGACCCCGCAAATCCATCGCAGAGGAATTGGGCCACACGCCCTTGTTGAGCTCGCAGTATCCGCTGTGGCCGGTACCCGCGTTGTTCCAGGCATTGCTGCTTTCCTGGGCCACGCCCGATCCACGCTCCACAACGGTTGTACGCCAATCTGGTTGGAGAACGGCGAGCATCGATGCGAGCGTGGACGACATGATTCCGCCGCCGATCATGAGAACGTCGGTCGGCGCGAGGGTGCGATATCGGTGACTGGGCATGGTGTCCTTTCCGTGGTGTCAGCTCAGTGTGTGCCGCAGGTAATCGATGCGTCCAATGATTGTTTGGGACGATATGATCGGAATATGGATGAATTGGTCGAGGCGCTCGCACCCTGCCTTCGGGCGTTCGACGAACTCGACGCGCACGCCGGACACATGACGCGCGCAGCGGCGTCGCTGGGGATCCCGCAGTCATCAATGAGCCGTCGAATCCACGCTCTCGAGCGGGAACTCGGCATGGAGCTGGTTGTTCGAGAGGTTCGGACTGTCGCGATGACCCCGCGCGCACGCGAACTCGCCACCAGGATGCGGCCGATACTCCGTGAACTCGCCGGGGTGTTGGCCGACACGGTGTCGGCGGCTGATGCCGACACCGGGACGGTGCGCCTCGGCTACCCGCTGACGTTGGGGTCGGGCTCGATGCCCGAGATCCTTGCCGCGTTTCGTCGTCGGCACCCGGGCGTACACCTGCATCTCAAGCAGGCCCACGGCCAGGCGCTCGTGGATGACCTGCAGTCCGGAGAACTCGACCTCGCGGTGGTCATTCCGCCACCGGAGAAGTTGCCGCACAGACTGATCGGCCGCCAGAGCATCGTGATCGTCGTTCCCGACGATCATCGGCTGGCTCATCACCGACGTCTGCGCATCAGCGCGCTCAGCGGGGAGACCTTCATTGCCAATCCA
Encoded proteins:
- a CDS encoding MFS transporter; translation: MSSATLDPRLVVEQHPMRSRQWICVALMVVLNALDGFDVLASAFAAPGIAKDWGIARGELGVILSAELIGMGIGSVVLGGLADRLGRKPAILLCLSVMSVGMFLAATADGVAFLVAVRLITGLGIGGMLAAINAVTAETSSAKGRSIAMSAMVVGYPVGAVIGGLVAQHWLLVAFDWRSVFVFGAIVSAVMIPLVLLLVPETPAYYAARRPDDAVRKINRSLKALQLPLIDALPKRVTAAEKPRALDLLRKPGLRRTTVLLALGYTFHTITFYYVLKWATQIVADLGYSPAQAAGVLTWANVGGAIGCLIFGIAMRWWDIKIPLALSLILGALLVFAFGMGKDTLLGWQVGALLAGMFTNAAMVGYYSAFARCFPAYARATGTGIALGVGRLGAASSPLLAGLMFQVLGDQSLLQVSGIMGLGSLVALVLLFALPMRDADRAMAEETEVRLPTKSAEPA
- a CDS encoding PDR/VanB family oxidoreductase; translation: MTDNQIEWLRGRVVSNVPAAEGIARIEIVTDRPHHAPPGAHLDIRLPDNDTRSYSIVHGSPDGTSVTLGVRWSPTSRGGSHYMHGLRAGDEVEITAPLQNFPLRVGAQRYVLLAGGIGITAMAGMAAVLARLGAEYEIHYVGRSRRVMAFLDELQVLHGDRITVYANDEGAYLDVADIVDDLDESTELYMCGPIRLMDDTRRRWLARRLPQANLRYETFGNSGWFDPEPFEVAIPSLDFRTTVGTSETLLGALERAGLDVMSDCRRGECGLCELSVVEVSGRIDHRDVFYSEKQKTEAKRLCACVSRVVGGGSTPILTLEKP
- a CDS encoding aromatic ring-hydroxylating oxygenase subunit alpha, with product MTDLGPAGATAKNMQFPLNAWYAAAWDHEVGSTQILARTVVGKPLALYRTDSGRPVALADACWHRLAPLSMGKRIGAEEIQCPYHGLRYNAAGRCTRMPAQETINPSAMVASYPIEERHRYLWVWPGDPTLADPSTIPDMFQMDSPEWAGDGLTIDVRANYQLVVDNLMDLTHEEFVHSSSIGQDELSESEFITTHDENTVTVTRWMHNIDAPPFWLKNMRDKFPGFTGKVDRWQIIEFQAPGTIRIDVGVAKAGTGAPEGDRSQGVNGFVMNTISPVDERTAIYFWAFMRNYRLDSQLITTQLRDGVHGVFGEDEEMLTAQQAAIEANPDHEFYNLNIDAGGMWARRIVARMIEQERSAITNIDALTATAGPRR
- a CDS encoding class I SAM-dependent methyltransferase, with the protein product MSEREPSGPTLRYGIDAIYVPIVLGAATVVLVVLGIVGSNVWLVVIGLFFLAQTAMYLYTTLIGKHQVWSGLLDWLGLQGSEHVLDLGCGRGAVLVAAARRLDSGSATGIDLWRSVDQSGNDQTRTRMNAEAASVGDRVELDTGDLRSLPYPDASFDVVVSSLAIHNISGIQGRLRAIDEAARVLRPGGRLCIADIRSVGKYAQRLRELGMVEVNVRRIGPNGWFGGPWEAMASVTAARPK
- a CDS encoding HpcH/HpaI aldolase/citrate lyase family protein, with product MAFDTTASTLDPTARPDLDIARSWLLTPATPDQPELIDTALRSDADAVILDLEDGLAAALKQAGRKAVRRFLGSTSAWVRVAQTGTPDWAADMAVLAGASGLRGVVLAKCESPNDVAATAGRLGVGVPVVALIESAVGVEDATLIARHPSCVRLAFGSGDFRRDTGMADDPMALAYPRARLVIASRVAGLPGPIDGPTRAADADDLHADTMHAASMGMTGRLCLRPDHAGVINTVLSPTDSEVAHARRLIDRLGDGQHVTDGSDLPNLVRAKALVARAERLGMAVL
- a CDS encoding malate:quinone oxidoreductase; its protein translation is MTDDNAARETSNRKDAQRELGDTPTMPDPTDPANAVGIAEQFLATRQWWSYLADNGLVEPSRFVSATPHLDVVFGERNITYLRRRYETLKRQACFADVEYSEDRAQIARWAPLVMADRHSEETVAATRVADGTDVDFGALTREMLAVSTRTGGTVTCDHEIRTLRRNSQGGWAARGRTSDGERFEITARFVFVGAGGKALTLLQRARVDEVRGYGVLPVGAAFFRCANPSVVQQHQAKVYGQAPLGAPPMSVPHLDARVVDGTPYLMFGPYATFSTKLLAHGAWTDFFATLRWHNLRTLSAAGRDNLALVRYLVSQLIARESTKFAQLQHFYPGADPADWDMLAAGQRAQLVTPDTDRGGVLRTGTELVVSADRSIAGLLGASPGASTAVPIMIEVLRRAFPDHWRALWHEVMAAAVPAQSNPPRTVDGVHDALAVTARSLGLDGPGAQAGVSA
- a CDS encoding LysR family transcriptional regulator, with translation MDELVEALAPCLRAFDELDAHAGHMTRAAASLGIPQSSMSRRIHALERELGMELVVREVRTVAMTPRARELATRMRPILRELAGVLADTVSAADADTGTVRLGYPLTLGSGSMPEILAAFRRRHPGVHLHLKQAHGQALVDDLQSGELDLAVVIPPPEKLPHRLIGRQSIVIVVPDDHRLAHHRRLRISALSGETFIANPPSYHLRRMTEEICRAAGFEPQVAIEITEFSSIVELVSRGLGISLLPRGMAGAGMVEIAPIGGIERDIALVVGAAGETAVTTTLHDFLREALRSTPL